Sequence from the Flavobacterium sp. J372 genome:
AGTACATCCGCAAGATGCTTTTACATTTGTAATAAGAATTGTCTGCTTAGTAGTGTTTTTGAAAGTAAAGTCATAAGATACAGGCTTGCCTTTTTCAATCGTGCCAAAATCGTGTACGTCTTTAGCCCAGCTAATCTCTGATGCTTTTGTGGCAACCGGTTTAACCTCGCTAGGTGCAGGAGCCGGAGTAGCTTTTTTAGCAGCTGTCTGTGCAGAAGCGCCGAAAGAAAGCATAAGAGCACCCGCTACGGCAAGAAGAGAAAATTTCAATGATTTCATAATTAGTTAATTTATTAATTGTTATTATTTAATTCTTTTGAACATCACAAATATATTTACTTCTGACGAAATTTGTGTTAACAGAAATAATTAGCTTGTTAATGAGTTGTTAATGCATTGTATTGCGCTATTTTTTATAGTAATGTTGTTGCTTAAGCAAAACGTGTTCCAAAATTTGAAATTCAGTAAATTAAATATTGTTGTATCTGTAGGGCTGGTAGCTATTATCGGCGTACTCACTATGCAGTTGCTCATGCTGAACCAGGCCTATACATTTGAAAAAAAAGAAATAGGTGAGAAAATCCATTTTGCCCTGCAGGATGTTGTGGCTAAAATATATCGTGATAACAGCAATGAACCGCCCCAGACTTCCCCTATCCGCAAAGTTGCTGAAGATTACTATGTTGTAAATGTAAATGATGCTTTTGAGGCAGAAATACTTGACTACTACCTGAAAGCCGAATTCCAGAAAGTTAAACTTGATATGGACTATGAATATGCCATTTATGACTGCGGAAGCGATGAAATGGTGTATGGAGAATATGTAGTGGCACACGGGCCAAAATCTCCTGAAGACAAAGCAAAGTGTGAAAACTGCTTTACTAAGCGTGCCGGGCTGGTGTACTATTTTGCGGTACGTTTCCCCAACCTTAAGTACAATTATATCACCTCATTACAGCAGTACTGGATTTATACCGGCGTGCTCTTCCTTGTATTGGTCATATATGTATATAGCGTAATACTTATGCTGAAGCAAAAGCGGTACAGCGAACTGCAGAAAGATTTTATTAATAATATGACACATGAGTTCAAGACTCCGCTTTCATCAATTCTTATAGCTTCAAACTTTGCTGCAGGCCAGGGTGAAATTGAAAGCCACCCGAAACTCAAAAAATATCTTGCCATTATCATAGAGCAGAGCAACAAGCTGAACCAGCATATTGAACGCATCCTGAATGTTGCCAAAGCAGATGCAAACCTTACAGGCCTGGAGAAAAAAGAAATTAATGCTGTGGAGACGCTGTCTCTCGTTCAGGAAAATGCATCTCTAAAGTATCCATTAGCTGAAATTAGCCTGGAGACAGATAGTAAGGCTTATTTTATTAAGGCAGATGAATTTCACTTTTATAATATTGCCTACAACATTGTAGAAAATGCCATAAAGTATGGAGGTACATCGCCTCGTATCATCATAAAAATGGCACAGGATGCCAGTGGGCTTATAATATCATTTGCTGACAATGGCCGGGGTATACCATCACAGCATATTGATTATGTGTTTGATAAATTTTACCGTGTGCCGCGTGAGAACAAGAAAGAAGTGGGCGGATTTGGTATTGGGCTTTTTTATGTAAAAAAGATTTGCGAACTTCATAAATGGAAGATTAGCCTGAAAAATAATCCCGGTGGCGGACTTACAGTCATTATCTCTATTCCAAAAAGCAGCATTGTATGAAAAAGAAAATACTGTATGCAGAAGATGATGCTACACTTGCTTTTCTCACCGCAGATAGCCTTGAGCAGTATTATGATGTTACGCATGTAACTAATGGCAAAGAAGCATTTGAAGCATTTAAAACGGGTGATTATGACCTGTGTGTGCTTGATATCATGATGCCTGAAATGGATGGTTTTGACCTTGCCGAAGCCATACGCCGGCGTGATGTTGAGGTGCCTATTATTTTCCTTTCGGCAAAAACACTGAAAGAAGATCGTATAAAAGGCCTGCGCCTGGGGGCTGATGATTACCTGGTGAAGCCTTACAGTATGGAAGAGCTGATCCTTAAGATTGAAGTGTTCCTGCAGCGCAGCCAAAAACAACCGGCTGTAAAAAATACACTATGCAATATAGGCGATTTTACATTTGATCCGGCCAATTATACCGTTGCCAAAGGCGCTGAAATCATACAGCTTACCGAACGTGAGTCGGCATTATTGAAGCTTTTCATAGATAATAAAAACACAATACTTAAACGGGAGCGTATCCTTACAGAGCTTTGGGGTACCGATGATTATTTCCTTGGGCGTAGTATGGATGTTTTCATATCACGCCTACGCAAAATTTTTAAGGATGATGAGACTATAAGGATAGAAAACATCCCAAGAGTAGGATTTAAGCTGGTAGCGCCGTAGCGAGCCCCCCAGCCCCCGAAGGGGGAGCCTAGCTTTACTCTAATGATAAGAATCCAACGATATTATTGGGTTGTTTAATCGAAGCAAATACGTTCTGCAAAGTTCTCCCTTCGGGGGTTAGGGGGCTTGAAAATTATAAATATAATCCTCCAGCCCTTTCAGTTCTTCATCAGAAAGATTTTTGGTGATTGAGAAGTTGGTTTTCATCACTTCATATTGAGATGGGTCTACAATAGGTTCACCCTTACCTTTCAGGAATTCTACAATATTGCCATTCTTCTCTTTGTAGATTTTGGCGATTTCAGCAATGCTCGGCCCGATTATCTTTTGGTCGGGTTTATGGCAGGCAAAGCAGTTTCCCTTACCATCAAAAATTTCTTTACCAAGATTTGCAGATGGCGACAACTCTGCTGCAGTGCCTTCAGCGGTATCAGCAGGAGCGGTGTAAAGGCTTTCTTTTTTTTCTTCTGATTTGCAACCAAGAAGAACGAGTACCACTAAAACAGTAATTAAACTTTTCATTCTTACCTGTTCAAGATTATTGCCGCTTCCTTAGCAAAATAGGTTGATATAAGGTCGGCTCCTGCGCGTTTTATACAGTGCAACTGCTCAATCATCACCTTGTCATGATCAAG
This genomic interval carries:
- a CDS encoding DUF1573 domain-containing protein, with protein sequence MKSLKFSLLAVAGALMLSFGASAQTAAKKATPAPAPSEVKPVATKASEISWAKDVHDFGTIEKGKPVSYDFTFKNTTKQTILITNVKASCGCTATNYTKTPIKPGETGSVTATYNAASPGSFTKTVTVTTNDSEVNKILTIKGVVKDDAAAPATKS
- a CDS encoding sensor histidine kinase KdpD; this encodes MKFSKLNIVVSVGLVAIIGVLTMQLLMLNQAYTFEKKEIGEKIHFALQDVVAKIYRDNSNEPPQTSPIRKVAEDYYVVNVNDAFEAEILDYYLKAEFQKVKLDMDYEYAIYDCGSDEMVYGEYVVAHGPKSPEDKAKCENCFTKRAGLVYYFAVRFPNLKYNYITSLQQYWIYTGVLFLVLVIYVYSVILMLKQKRYSELQKDFINNMTHEFKTPLSSILIASNFAAGQGEIESHPKLKKYLAIIIEQSNKLNQHIERILNVAKADANLTGLEKKEINAVETLSLVQENASLKYPLAEISLETDSKAYFIKADEFHFYNIAYNIVENAIKYGGTSPRIIIKMAQDASGLIISFADNGRGIPSQHIDYVFDKFYRVPRENKKEVGGFGIGLFYVKKICELHKWKISLKNNPGGGLTVIISIPKSSIV
- a CDS encoding response regulator transcription factor, producing the protein MKKKILYAEDDATLAFLTADSLEQYYDVTHVTNGKEAFEAFKTGDYDLCVLDIMMPEMDGFDLAEAIRRRDVEVPIIFLSAKTLKEDRIKGLRLGADDYLVKPYSMEELILKIEVFLQRSQKQPAVKNTLCNIGDFTFDPANYTVAKGAEIIQLTERESALLKLFIDNKNTILKRERILTELWGTDDYFLGRSMDVFISRLRKIFKDDETIRIENIPRVGFKLVAP
- a CDS encoding c-type cytochrome, whose translation is MKSLITVLVVLVLLGCKSEEKKESLYTAPADTAEGTAAELSPSANLGKEIFDGKGNCFACHKPDQKIIGPSIAEIAKIYKEKNGNIVEFLKGKGEPIVDPSQYEVMKTNFSITKNLSDEELKGLEDYIYNFQAP